CGCCTCCCTCGAACAGCTGCACACCCTCCAAGAGTAGTCTCAGCCTTCGGCCAGACCAGCCCTACGCTGAGGCAGATGCCAGCAAATCACCGTGAATTCAACGCATTGGCCAGGCGGCGCCTGAGCATCCCGTTCGTAACATCTGGCGCCCAGATCCTGGCGAAGTTTCCCGACATCGCTGTTTCACTAGATACGTTCACTACAGTGTGAGCGGTGCCTGACCATTAGGGTGGAGATGACAGACGCGGGTCATCTCAATCCCCTGTTCCGTTCACGTGTTCTGCCTGATACGTTTGACAAGTGTTACCGTGTAAGGTAACATTACTCTCAATACGATTGCTGAATTCATTGGAGAACTTGAGTCTGAGGGATGGCTATGAAGATCGTGGCGGTGGCCGGCAACAACCGCAAGAAGGTGTTTGAGGTCACAACCTTGACTGGAATGCTGGTCTTCCCCTACGTCAAACTCGATCCCCAGCCTACAGTCCAGGATCCCCTTAAACGGGTCTTTGTGGACCCGGAACTGAACCAGGAAGGGTTCACCTATATTCTCACGTCTGGGCTGGAGGGCACGGTGCACCTGGAGCAAGTCCTGGAATACAACCAGAATCCTGGCTACTTACGGCATGCGCTTCTATACAAGCTTACCATCGAAGCCCAACAGCGGGTTCAGGCCAGCCCCCTTGCAAAGCGGGAGATCATCCGTCGGCTTGGAACGTCTGCTACGCAGTTCTATCGCCTTCTGGATCAAACCAACTACCGCAAGACGATCGACCAACTGCTGTTCCTCCTTCATGTTCTGGACTGCGACGTCGATCTCATCGTGCGAGCAATCAAGGCGCGACCCGACAGAGCCGCCTAAGCCCCGGCATCTTCTCTTTCCTGGCATTCACGCCCCTTCATCCGCCATGGGTCTACATTCCCATCTTGCCTTTCCGCGTTTTCTCCCTCAGAACGGCACAGGACATCGCGTAAGAACTGTTTTGTCACGTTCGCGGCTTCGACTATAATAGTGCTGACACTGGGGATTTGGCCGAGTTGTCGGGTTACGCTATGCTAACCCGACCTACGGCTGAGCGCTGACTGCTGAAAGCTTATTATGAAAATCTATACGCGGAAGGGTGATAAAGGTGAGACCGGGCTGATCGGCGGGGTGAGGCTCTTAAAATCCGCCCTTCGAGTCGAAGCGTACGGGGAGGTGGACGAGCTGAACGCCATCCTGGGCTGGATCAGGGCCAAGTTGACGGACGAGACGATCAGGGCAGAGCTGTTGCAGATCCAGCGCGACCTCTTCGCCGTTGGCGCGCAGCTTGCCGATCCGACCGGCCATGTGGAGCAGAAGGCCGAGAAGGCTGGCCTCCACGAGGGAAGGGTTCGAGAACTGGAAGGGATTATCGATCGGTACGATACCGTGTTGAGCCCACTTCGCGCCTTTATCCTGCCAGGCGGCTCAGAGGGCGGCGCGCTGCTCCACCTGGCCAGGACTGTCTGCCGACGGGCAGAGCGGCGCATGGTCGCATTGTCCCGGGACGTGCCGCTCTCGCCGGTACTCATTACTTATATCAATCGGCTCTCCGACCTCCTCTTCACCTTGGCTAGGGCGGTCAATCGTAAGGCGGGGATCGAAGAGATTCCTTGGTAGCAACGGGGGCGTAGATTGCCGATCCTGAAGGTGGCGCGTCTGGGGCATCCGGTCTTACGGCAGGTCGCACCGCCCGTGAGACCAGAGACGATTCGGGAGGTCGAGATTCAGCGCCTCATCGATGATATGATCGAAACGATGCGGGAATACGAAGGCGTCGGGGTCGCGGCACCCCAGGTCCATGTCTCCAAGCAGATTGCCGTCATTGAGGCCGTGGGCAACCGACGCTACCCTGACGCCCCGGACATCCCACTGACTGTCCTGATCAATCTTGAGGTAACCCCGCTTGCTCCCGACCTGGAGGACGACTGGGAAGGGTGCCTTAGTCTGATCGATTTCCGTGGGCAGACACCGCGCTATCAGCAGGTGCGGGCGAAGGCGCTTGATCGGGAAGGTCGGCCGGTTGAGTTTGTCGCCACCGGATTCCATGCGCGGGTACTCCAACATGAGCGCGACCACCTGTTGGGTAAGCTGTTTATCGACCGGATGCCAAGTCTTGAAACTCTGTCCTACCTTTCAGAGTACAGCCGCTACTGGAGCCGCTAGGCGATGAGACGCTGACCTGAGGCAATCTGCTGAACCAGCGGTAGGTCGGCGGGCGGAAACGTGAAGGCGTTGATCTCGGCCGGAGTAATCCAGCGAAAGGCTTCGCACTCGAGGGGGCTGGGCTCACCGACCAGGATGGTACAGCGGTAGAAACGAAGTCGGACCTGGCGCTCAGCATCGTGGTGCTCGGCGGAGGAGACCTGCTCGTGGACCGCGATGGTCAGTCCCAGCTCTTCCATGACCTCTCTTTTCAAGCAGGCCTCGAAGCTTTCGTTGGCTTGCCGCTTGCCACCGGGAAACTCCCAGAGCCCGCCCAAATGGACGTTGCTCAAGCGCTGGGCGATGAGGATCTTCCCATCCCTGATGATAAGACCGGCCGCTACCTCGACAGTCGGCGCAACTTCAGACATGACTTATTTTCCTTATCCCATGGGTAAGAGATGCAGAGCGCCCGCATGGGACAGATCGAGCAGTTGGGCTTGCGGGCGGTACAGATGAGCGCGCCCAAGTCCATCATAGCCTGATTGAAGTCATACCCTTTGCCCTTTGGAATCAAGGTCTCCGAGAGGTCCCAGAGGCGTTTCACCGGCTTGGAGCCGTTCCCGTTCATCGAACCAAGGAAGACCCGCTGCAGCAGCCTTTTCACGTTGGTATCGAGGATCGGGGCGTCCTTGCGGAAAGCGAAGCTCATCACCGCGCCGGCGGTGTAGCGGCCAATCCCCTTGAACGCTTGAAGCTTCTCCAGGGAGGCCGGGATCTTGCCACCATGTTGCTGTACAGTCTCCTGCGCGATAGCGTGCAGGCGGACCGGCCGGATATTGTAGCCGAGCGGCCGCCAAGCGGCTTCGACGTCGTTCACCGAGGCGCTGGCAAGCACCTCGATCGAAGGGTACTTCCGGAGAAACTGCTTATACTTGGGGACGACCCGATCAACCTGGGTCTGTTGCAGCATCACCTCCGAAACCAGGATCTTGTACGGGTCAGAGGTCTTTCGCCAAGGCAGGTCGCGCCGATGGCGCGCATACCAGCGCAGCAGTCGCTGCTGGAATTTTCGTCTAATGGTGGGATCCGGGAAGTGATTATTGACGGGCGGCATCGGCCGTAGTATAAAAAGTTGCAAGGTCGATTTCAATAACATTCAGGCATGAACTATCAGCAAGCTGACGGCTGATTGCTGATCGCTGATCGCTTAAGAGAGAGTGAGGACTGGATGACGATACACCCGATGAAACCGGAGCGGTTTTTCCTGGAAAAGTTCGGATTGACGGAGCGGCACCTTGAACGGGGATTGGGAGCCGCCCTCGGCGCGCAGGTTGATGACGCCGACCTGTACTTCGAGTACCGGATCAGCGAGTCGTTGCTGCTTGAAGAGGGGATAATCAAGCAGGCGGCGAAGAACATTAACCAAGGGGTCGGCGTCAGGGCCCTCGCCCACGAGAAGACCGGATACGCCTTTTCTGATGAGATCAGTCTGGAGAACCTGGAGCTCGCCGGTTCACGGGCCAAAGAGATCGCTGAGCGGGCGGGTGTCGGCACTCCTCCCCCGGTGAAGGTCGGCGGCTCGCCTCCTCATGATCTGTACCCGGTTCGTGTCCCGCCGGTAGAGATTCCGCTGGAAAAGAAGATTGATCTGCTCCAGCAAATCGACATCATCGCCAGGCAAGCAGACCCCCGGATCGTCCAGGTGATGGCATCTTTTGCCTGCGAATCTAAGATTGTCATGATTGCGACCTCTGCCGGCGTCATGATCGGCGACATCCAGCCGCTCTCACGCCTGAGCATCACCTGCATCGCCCAAGAGGGCGAGAACAGGCAAATAGGATCCTGGGGTGGAGGCGGTCGGGCCGACTTTGAGTTCTTTCTGGAACGGGACCGCTTCGAGCACTATGCCAAGGAGGCCGTTCGCCTGGCCATTATGAACCTCAATGCAGCCGACGCCCCTGCCGGAACGATGGACGTCGTTCTCGGCCCCGGATGGCCCGGGATCTTACTGCACGAGGCGATCGGCCACGGTCTTGAAGGCGACTTCAACCGGAAGAAGACCTCGGCTTTCTCCGACCGGATCGGGCAGCGGGTGGCCTCCGAGCTAGTCACCGTGGTGGACGATGGCACGATCCCCGGACGCCGCGGCTCGCTGAATGTCGATGACGAGGGGACGCCGACCAGCCGCACCGTTCTGATCGAGCGCGGGATCCTGCGGGGGTATTTGCAGGATCGGCTGAACGCCCGCCTGATGGGTATGGAACCGACAGGCAACGGCCGACGCGAAAGTTACGCCCACCAACCGCTTCCACGCATGACCAATACCTTCATGCTGCCTGGCGACTCGACCTCGGAGGAAATCATCGGCTCCGTCAAGCATGGCCTGTACGCCGTGACCTTCGGTGGCGGCCAGGTGGACATCACCAGCGGCAAGTTCGTCTTTTCGGCCAGCGAGGCGTACATTATCGAAGACGGGAAGATCACAAAACCGGTCAAGGGCGCCACGCTGATCGGCCACGGGCCGGAGGTCCTGACCCGAGTGACCATGGTGGGTAATGACCTGAAGCTGGATGAGGGAGTCGGGACGTGCGGGAAGGACGGTCAAAGCGTTCCCGTGGGCGTCGGGCTGCCGACTATCAAGATCGAGGGGCTGACCGTGGGCGGGACCCTCGGCCTACAAAAGGGAGGGGGTGCGTAATGATCGGCCAGCAGATCGTCGAAGAAGTCCTGCAACAGGCGAAGCAAAAAGGAGCTACAGAGGCCGACCTGGTTCTGGCTGAGAACGAGTTGGTCACCACCCAGGTCAGGTTAGGGGAGACTGAAACCCTTCGGAGTGCCAAAGAGGTCCGGCTCGGATTGCGGCTGTTTTTCGACAAACGGTCGGCCACCAGTTCGACCTCGGACCTCTCTACGGAGTCGCTCGCACGATTGGTGGAGGATACTGCCGTCCTGGCCAAGGCGATTGCCCGCGATGATTGCTCCGGGCTGCCGACGGCGGAAGAATGCGCCAGAAACGTCCCGGATCTTCACCTGTATGATCCGGATGGCGAGACCCTCACTGTCAAAGACCAGCTTGATCGGGCTAAGGCGGCCGAGGCTGCAGCCCTGTCCTCTGACAGCAGGATCACGAATTCTGAGGGGGCGGAGTTTGCGAGCAACCTGTATCGGATCATCTACGGCAGCAGTCAGGGCTTTCTGGGTGAGTATCGCGGCTCGACCTTCAGCCTGGCGGTGTCGCCCATCGCCTCGTCTGAGGACGGCATGCAGCGCGATCACTGGTACTCACGCGCCCGACACCTGGGCGCCATGGAGTCGCCTGAAGCGGTCGGGAAACAGGCGGCCGAGCGTACCCTCAGGCGCCTGGGTGCGCGCAAGATCAAAACCCAGGAGGTCCCGGTAGTCTTCGACCCCGAGACCGCCACGAACCTCTTGCGTATCATCTGCGGCGCGCTCTGCGGTCCCGCCCTCTATCGCGGGGCGTCGTTCCTGGTCGGCAAGCTGGGTGAGCGGATCGCTGCCGAGACCGTCTCGGTCTATGATGACGGCACATTACCCGGCCATCTGGGCTCAAAGCCGTTCGATGGTGAGGGACTCCCGACTCGCCGGAATACCATCATGGAAGACGGCGTCCTGCGCAGCTACCTCCTCGACAGCTATTCCGCCCGCAAGCTCGGGATGAAGTCGACCGGCAATGCGAGTCGAGGCGCCGGCGATTCGCCGACTGCCTGGCCGACGAACTTTTACCTCCAGGCCGGGCCGCACGCCCCGGCTGAGATCATTCGCTCGGTGGACGCCGGGCTCTACGTCACCGAACTGATCGGCTTCGGCGTGAACCTCGTGACCGGCGACTACTCACAGGGCGCGGTGGGATTCTGGATCGAGAAGGGTGAGTTGACCTATCCGGTGCAGGAGATCACCATCGCCGGCAACCTCAAGGAGATGCTCCTGGGGATCGAGATGGTGGGCAACGACCTCAGCTTCCGCCAGAGTGTCGTCGCCCCCACCCTCAAGATCCGCCGCATGACCGTCGCCGGGCACTAGCCATACGCGTTACTTGGGGAGTCATTGCGAGGGGTACCGTCCCGAAGCAATCGCAAGAATGTGTCGACCTTTATCGCTCTTGGTTGCCTAGGGTTTCCAGATCGGAAGCGCAATATGGCGCGCCATCAGGTCGAAGTGCTTATCGCAATGAAGAAGGCGGCACGGGTAGCTCAAGACAACAGTAGCGATGAGAAGATCCGTCGTGGGAATCGATAAGCCTTTACGTCGCACCGCGTGGGCAATCCTGTAGGCCAATCTCCAGACTGACTCGGTAATCGGGAATTGTTGTAGCGCCTCTAAGTCTTCGCGGAGCTCCTGATACTCTCCTTCCGTCCGTGTGCCGCTGGCAAGCTCCAGGATGATCATTTCACACGTGACTGCCCGCCCCTCAGTGAGCAAACCGTAAACTTGTTGCCGGACAACGGGATTCCCGGTGGGCCGCAGGGCATGGATCCAGGCCGAGGTGTCGATCAGGACCCATCCATCAGCCATCGGCACGCAGCTTGGCGAGTTTTCTCGGAGTTAAGTTCAGTGGAAAGTGGCCAAGTTTTCCAAGGAGACGCTCGATCCGCTGCTGGCGGATAAGGGCCTCCAGGGAGCGGTGGACAACCTCCTTCTTTGTCTTGGCCTTGGTAAGAACCTGCGCCTGCTTGAGGAGCCTCTCGTCAATCTCTAGAGTTGTTCTCATCGCGAACCCTCCTACATGCATAAAACTAGACCGACTTTTATGCTATGTCAAGTTTCTTCGGTATGGTTGGTCAAGACCCCAGCTTCCGCCAGAGCGTCGTCGCCCCCACCCTCAAAATCCGCCGCATGACCGTCGCCGGGCACTAAAGCCAACAGATGGGCTATAGCAGCGTCAACATGGAGGAGTCCAGAAAATCCGAGAGGGAAACGTATCATGCCTGGTTTGAGCGGGACGGCTCGCCATCGGCGGTCCTGGGGATGACGCTGATCCCGCCGTTCTCCTCTAAGACTGCGACGTGCGCCTGCGCCGGTTCTACCAGGCCGTTGCGCCGCAGCGCCGCCAGCAACTCGTCGAGCGTGATGCGTTCGCGTCGCAGATTCTCCTGGAGAATGCGGCCGTTGTGAATCAGGAGGGTGGGCTGGGCCTCGAGCAGGCGGCGAGCACGCTTGGAGCGATACGCCACTTCGGTCACGCCGTAATTGAGCGCAAGGATGGTCACCGCCCCGATGAGTCCGCCCCCGAGCGAGTTGTCGTTGCCGATTACAGCGTTCTGGACCACATTCGAGATGATGAGCAGGACGACAAGGTCAAAGGGGGTAAGCTGGCCTACCTGCCGCTTCCCTGTGAAACGAAACGCCAGCAGCAGGAAGAGATAGACGACACCCGACCGCAGTATCTTTTCAGCAATGGAAATCTCAGGAATGAAGAGCTTCCACATGGCGCCTCCTTCAGGTGTTGCCGTTGGGAGGGTAATGGATGCCTGGGGGAGAGCATATCCTCGCCAGGGGAGGGGCTATACCGAGGTCACACTCCGATTATCGTTCCCGAACCCAACAGGGCCTCCACCTCTTGCCTAAGCAGCTCGTTCGGTTCCACGGTTATGTTTGGCGAGGCGGCAATGGTCACCGTGACGCCCGGCGCAACGCACAGGTGGAGCCTGACAGGAATGGGTCCAGGAAATCGCAGCAGCAGGCTTTTCAACTGCTCCAACCGTTGGTCGGACAGGTGCGCCTCCTCTACCGTAATCTCTACCACCGACTTTCCATTTCGCCTGGCGTTCGCAAGGGGACTCGCCTCCGTCAAGAGCAGCTTGACCACCTCTTCCCCCACATCTACCTGCCCCTTGACGATGACGGCCGCACCCTTCACCAGGTGGAGCAGGTTCGCCTTGTACAGCTCAGGGAACGCCACCGCCTCCACCGTCCCGGCCATGTCTTCGAGCGTCACGAAGGCCATCCGCTCTCCGCTCTTTGTAGTAATCTCCTTGATGGCAGACACGATGGCGCACAGCGTAATCGTCTCTTTGTCCTGGCAGGCCGCGAGACGATCGGTGGTGATAGCCGCAACCTTTGCGATGACATCCCGATAATCGGCCA
The Candidatus Methylomirabilis sp. DNA segment above includes these coding regions:
- a CDS encoding cob(I)yrinic acid a,c-diamide adenosyltransferase, which encodes MKIYTRKGDKGETGLIGGVRLLKSALRVEAYGEVDELNAILGWIRAKLTDETIRAELLQIQRDLFAVGAQLADPTGHVEQKAEKAGLHEGRVRELEGIIDRYDTVLSPLRAFILPGGSEGGALLHLARTVCRRAERRMVALSRDVPLSPVLITYINRLSDLLFTLARAVNRKAGIEEIPW
- the def gene encoding peptide deformylase — protein: MPILKVARLGHPVLRQVAPPVRPETIREVEIQRLIDDMIETMREYEGVGVAAPQVHVSKQIAVIEAVGNRRYPDAPDIPLTVLINLEVTPLAPDLEDDWEGCLSLIDFRGQTPRYQQVRAKALDREGRPVEFVATGFHARVLQHERDHLLGKLFIDRMPSLETLSYLSEYSRYWSR
- a CDS encoding (deoxy)nucleoside triphosphate pyrophosphohydrolase codes for the protein MSEVAPTVEVAAGLIIRDGKILIAQRLSNVHLGGLWEFPGGKRQANESFEACLKREVMEELGLTIAVHEQVSSAEHHDAERQVRLRFYRCTILVGEPSPLECEAFRWITPAEINAFTFPPADLPLVQQIASGQRLIA
- a CDS encoding A/G-specific adenine glycosylase, with amino-acid sequence MQLFILRPMPPVNNHFPDPTIRRKFQQRLLRWYARHRRDLPWRKTSDPYKILVSEVMLQQTQVDRVVPKYKQFLRKYPSIEVLASASVNDVEAAWRPLGYNIRPVRLHAIAQETVQQHGGKIPASLEKLQAFKGIGRYTAGAVMSFAFRKDAPILDTNVKRLLQRVFLGSMNGNGSKPVKRLWDLSETLIPKGKGYDFNQAMMDLGALICTARKPNCSICPMRALCISYPWDKENKSCLKLRRLSR
- the tldD gene encoding metalloprotease TldD yields the protein MTIHPMKPERFFLEKFGLTERHLERGLGAALGAQVDDADLYFEYRISESLLLEEGIIKQAAKNINQGVGVRALAHEKTGYAFSDEISLENLELAGSRAKEIAERAGVGTPPPVKVGGSPPHDLYPVRVPPVEIPLEKKIDLLQQIDIIARQADPRIVQVMASFACESKIVMIATSAGVMIGDIQPLSRLSITCIAQEGENRQIGSWGGGGRADFEFFLERDRFEHYAKEAVRLAIMNLNAADAPAGTMDVVLGPGWPGILLHEAIGHGLEGDFNRKKTSAFSDRIGQRVASELVTVVDDGTIPGRRGSLNVDDEGTPTSRTVLIERGILRGYLQDRLNARLMGMEPTGNGRRESYAHQPLPRMTNTFMLPGDSTSEEIIGSVKHGLYAVTFGGGQVDITSGKFVFSASEAYIIEDGKITKPVKGATLIGHGPEVLTRVTMVGNDLKLDEGVGTCGKDGQSVPVGVGLPTIKIEGLTVGGTLGLQKGGGA
- a CDS encoding TldD/PmbA family protein; protein product: MIGQQIVEEVLQQAKQKGATEADLVLAENELVTTQVRLGETETLRSAKEVRLGLRLFFDKRSATSSTSDLSTESLARLVEDTAVLAKAIARDDCSGLPTAEECARNVPDLHLYDPDGETLTVKDQLDRAKAAEAAALSSDSRITNSEGAEFASNLYRIIYGSSQGFLGEYRGSTFSLAVSPIASSEDGMQRDHWYSRARHLGAMESPEAVGKQAAERTLRRLGARKIKTQEVPVVFDPETATNLLRIICGALCGPALYRGASFLVGKLGERIAAETVSVYDDGTLPGHLGSKPFDGEGLPTRRNTIMEDGVLRSYLLDSYSARKLGMKSTGNASRGAGDSPTAWPTNFYLQAGPHAPAEIIRSVDAGLYVTELIGFGVNLVTGDYSQGAVGFWIEKGELTYPVQEITIAGNLKEMLLGIEMVGNDLSFRQSVVAPTLKIRRMTVAGH
- a CDS encoding PIN domain nuclease; this encodes MADGWVLIDTSAWIHALRPTGNPVVRQQVYGLLTEGRAVTCEMIILELASGTRTEGEYQELREDLEALQQFPITESVWRLAYRIAHAVRRKGLSIPTTDLLIATVVLSYPCRLLHCDKHFDLMARHIALPIWKP
- a CDS encoding type II toxin-antitoxin system VapB family antitoxin; amino-acid sequence: MRTTLEIDERLLKQAQVLTKAKTKKEVVHRSLEALIRQQRIERLLGKLGHFPLNLTPRKLAKLRADG
- a CDS encoding YetF domain-containing protein — its product is MWKLFIPEISIAEKILRSGVVYLFLLLAFRFTGKRQVGQLTPFDLVVLLIISNVVQNAVIGNDNSLGGGLIGAVTILALNYGVTEVAYRSKRARRLLEAQPTLLIHNGRILQENLRRERITLDELLAALRRNGLVEPAQAHVAVLEENGGISVIPRTADGEPSRSNQA